The following coding sequences lie in one Arachis ipaensis cultivar K30076 chromosome B05, Araip1.1, whole genome shotgun sequence genomic window:
- the LOC110262908 gene encoding uncharacterized protein LOC110262908, translated as MPLPPSELAAADDGKPKLPPAKGVQAAAGVAVEEGSCISVIPTARSGSVTLRTTAGAAGYSCRRRKSMRLLLSEIRAAAVIQNLLTKPLPSRFVVAAISFR; from the exons ATGCCGCTGCCACCATCCGAGCTCGCTGCTGCTGATGATGGTAAGCCCAAACTGCCGCCGGCAAAAGGGGTTCAGGCCGCTGCAGGTGTCGCTGTCGAAGAAGGGAGCTGCATCTCTGTGATTCCGACCGCCAGGAGTGGTTCTGTGACGTTAAGGACCACTGCCGGAGCTGCTGGCTACtcctgccgtcgccggaaaagtatgcgg CTGCTATTATCAGAAATTCGGGCCGCCGCCGTTATTCAGAATTTATTAACGAAGCCGCTACCGAGTCGATTTGTAGTTGCGGCTATTTCGTTTCGTTAA